The nucleotide window GGCCCGCGCTCGATGTCCGGCGCGCCGCAGACGGCCGGCTGTTCATCGCCGGCCTGCCCTTCACCCCCGGGGGCGCCAGCGACGGCGGGGCGGCCGACTGGCTTTTCTCCCAGGGCGAAGTGGTGGTGCGCGGCGGCACGGTGCGCTGGAGCGACGCCCTGCACACGGCCCCACCGCTGGCCCTAGAGGCGGTGGACATCGTGCTGCGCAACCGCGGCTGGCGCCACAGCCTGCGCCTCGACGCCACGCCGCCGCCCGACTGGGGCGAGCGCTTCACCCTGATGGGGCAGCTGCGCGAGCCCTTGCTGTCCGCCCATGCCGGGGCCTGGGAACGCTGGAGCGGGCAGTTGTACGCCCTGTTTCCGCGCGTGGACGTGGCGCAACTGCGCCAGCATGCCGACCTGGGGGACATCACGCTGGCGCGCGGCCACGGCGCGGTGCGGGCCTGGATCGACGTGCAGCGCGGCCAGGCCACCGGCGGCACGGTGGACATGCGCCTGGCGGACGTGCACGCCACCCTGGGCGCGCAGCTGGCGCCCCTGGCCTTGCGCGGCGTCGCCGGGCGCGTCAGCGCCAGCCATTGGAACGAAGGGTTCGAGCTGGCCACGCAATCGCTGCAGTTCGCCACCGAAGACGGCCTGGTCTGGCCCGGCGGCAACCTGACACTGCGCCAGACGCAGGCCGACGGCAGCCACCCGGCGCAAGGCGAGCTGCGCGCCGACCGGCTCGACCTGGCGGCGCTGGCCCAGATCGCCAGCGCATTGCCTCTGGGCGACGAGGCCCACGGCGCGCTGCGCCGCTATGCGCCGCGGGGGCTGGTGCAGGACATCGACGCGCGCTGGCGGGGCCCATGGCCCCATCTGCAGCAGTACCAGATCAAGGGCCGCGCCACGGACCTGGCCCTGGCCGCGCCGCCGGCCGATGCCGCGCCCGGCTACCAGCCGCAGGACTTCGGCCTGCGCGGCGCCAGCGTGAGCTTCGATCTGAACCAGGGCGGCGGCAAGGCGCAACTGGCCATCGCCCAAGGGGCGCTGGCGCTGCCGGGCGTGTTCGAGGAAGCGGTGGTGCCGCTGCAGCGCCTGTCCGCCACGGTGCGCTGGAGCCTCCAGGGCGAGCAGATCGCGGTACAGGCCTCCGATCTGCGTTTCGCGAATGCCGACGCGCAAGGCCAGGCGCAGATCAACTGGCGCACCAGCGACCCGGCCCGCTCGCCCGGCAAATCGCGCTTTCCCGGAATCCTGGACCTGCAAGGCCAGTTGCAGCGCGCCGACGGCACGCGCGTGCACCGCTACCTGCCCCTGTCCATCGACGCCGAGGTGCGCCACTACGTGCGCGACGCGGTGCAGGCGGGCACGTCCAGCCAGGTGCGCTTCAAGGTGCGCGGCGACCTGCACGACCTGCCTTTCGAGCGGCCGGAGCAGGGGGAATTCCACATCGCGGCGAAGATCCAGAACGCCACCTACGCCTACGTGCCGCCACGCCTGCAGGGCGCGGGCGAGCCGCCCTGGCCCGCGTTGACGCAGCTCTCGGGCGAGCTGGTGTTCGACCGCTACAGCATGGCGGTACGCAAGGCCAGCGCCAGTTTCCAGGGCACGCCGCAACTGCGCATGGGGCAGATCGAGGCGCAGATTCCCAACCTGATGCACACCGAGGTCGCCGTCCAGGCACAGGGGCGCGGCCCGCTGGCGGACATGCTGTCGGTGGTGGCGCACTCCCCCATCGCGGCCCTCACCACGCATGCCCTCGACCAGGCCAAGGGCAGCGGCCAGGCCGAGGTGCAGCTGAAGCTGGCGTTGCCGGTCAGCCAGATCCACGCTTCGCGCGTGCAGGGCAACGTGGCCTTCTCGGGCAGCAACGAGGTGCAGATCACGCCCGACGCGCCGGTGCTGTCGCGCGTGCGCGGCGCCGTGCAGTTCAGCGACACCGGCTTCGCCCTGGCCGGGGTGCGCGCGCAGGCGCTGGGCGGGGAGGTGCGCCTGGAAGGGGGCATGCGCGGCGCCGACGCCCCCGTGCAGGTGCGGGCCCAGGGCCTCGCCACGGCCGAAGGGCTGCGCCAGGCGCACGAACTGGGCCTGCTGGCCCGCCTGGCACAGCATGCCAACGGCAGCACGCCCTACCAGTTCGCGCTGGCCGTGCGCCGCGGCGTTCCCGAGCTGCAGGTGACGACGGCGCTGCAGGGCATGGCGCTGGCGCTGCCCGCGCCGCTGAACAAGGCGGCCGAGGCCAGCCAGCCCCTGCGCTTCGACAGGCAGCTCACGCGCGAAGCCGCGGCCCCCGGCGGCAAGGCGCCGCTGCAGGACCTGCTGACGCTGGACCTGGGCGCCCTGGGCAAGGCGCAGTACCTGCGCGACCTCGGCGGCGCGCAGCCGCAGGTGCTGGGCGGCAGCATCGGCGTGGGCACGGGCGACGCGCCCGGCCTGCCTGCGGCCGGGGTGGCGGCCAACGCCCGGCTGGGCCACCTCGACGTGGACGCCTGGCAGAACCTGGCCGAGGAGCTGGCGGGCAACACCCGGGGCTTGCAGGGCACGCAAGCGCCCGCCATGCAGGACTACCTGCCGACCCGCCTGGCCTTGCGGGCGGACCAGGTGACCCTGGACGGACGCACGCTGCACGACCTGGTCGTGGGGGCAACACAGGACGGCGGCGCCTGGCAGGCCAGCCTGGACGCGCGCGAGCTCTCCGGCCACGTGCAATACCACCCGGGCTCGGCGCGCGACCCGGCGGGCCGCCTTCATGCGCGCCTGGCACGCCTGGCGCTGCCGCAGAGCTCAGCCACGGCCGTGGACACGCTGCTCGACGAGCAGCCCGGCACGCTGCCGGCACTGGACATCGTGGTGCAGGACTTCGAGCTGGGCGGACGCCGCCTGGGCCAGTTGGAGATCGAGGCGCAGAACCGCGGCGGCGGCGACCACGCGCCGCGCGAATGGCGCCTGGCCAAGTTCAACCTGCGCACGCCCGAGGCCCAATTCACCGGCAGCGGCAACTGGGCCCTGCTGGCGGGCGAGGGCGCGCGCCATGCGCCCGAACGCCGCACGGTGATGAACATGCGCCTGGACATCAACGACGCGGGCGAGCTGCTGGGACGCCTGGGCATGCCGGGCGTGGTGCGCAAGGGCAAGGGCCGTCTGGAAGGGCAGGTGGCCTGGGTCGGCTCGCCCATCAACCCCGACTACCGCTCCATGACCGGGCAGCTGCATGTCGATATGGAAAGCGGCCAGTTCCTCAAGGCCGATCCAGGGCTGGCCAAGCTGCTGGGCGTGCTCAGCCTGCAATCGCTGCCGCGGCGCCTCACGCTGGACTTCCGCGACGTGTTCAGCGAGGGTTTCGCCTTCGACTTCGTGCGCGGCGACGTGCGCATCGAGCGCGGCGTGGCCCTCACCAACAACCTGCAGATGAAAGGCGTGAATGCCGCCGTGCTCATGGAGGGCCAGGCCGACATCCAGCACGAGACGCAGAATCTGCACGTGGTCGTGGTGCCCGAGATCAACGCCATGACGGCCTCGCTCGTGGCCACGGCCATCAATCCGGTGATCGGCCTGGGCAGCTTCCTGGCGCAGGTGTTCCTGCGCGGCCCCCTGATTTCCGCCGCCACGCAGGAATTCCGCATCGAAGGCAGCTGGGACGACCCGCGCGTGGTGCGCCTGCAGCGGCGCAAGGATGCGCCGGGCAGCCCCGGCAAAGGAGAGAACGAATGAAAATCGCCGCAGTGCAAATGGTCTCGGGCGCCAGCCTCGCAGCCAACCTGGCGCAGACGCGCGGCCTGCTCGCGCAGGCGCGCGATGCCGGCGCGGAACTGGCCGTGCTGCCCGAGTACTTCGCCGCCATGGGCCACGGCGACCAGGACAAGCTGGCCCAGGCCGAGCCGCTGGGCAGCGGGCCGGTGCAGGACTTCCTGGCCGATGCGGCGCGCACGCTGGGGCTGTGGATCGTGGGCGGCACGCTGCCGCTGCGCACCGGCGACGCCACACGGGTCACCAACAGCAGCCTGGCGTTCGCCCCCACGGGCGAGCGGGTGGCGCGCTACGACAAGATCCACCTGTTCCAGTTCGAGAACGGGCGCGAGCGCTACGAAGAGGCCCGCGTCGTCGCCGCGGGGCGCCAGCCCGTCACGCTGGACATCGGCGCGCGCGACGGCAGCCTCTGGCGCGTGGGTCTTTCCGTGTGCTACGACCTGCGCTTTCCCGAGCTGTACCGCGCGCTGTCGCAGGCCGGGGCCGACCTGCTGCTCGTGCCCAGCGCCTTCACCTACACCACGGGGCAGGCGCACTGGGAGCTGCTGCTGCGCGCGCGCGCCATCGAGAACCTGGCATACGTGCTGGCCCCGGCGCAAGGCGGCCAGCATGAGAACGGCCGCCGCACCTGGGGCCACAGCATGTGCATCGACCCCTGGGGCCAGGTGCAGGCGCAGCAGGCGCAGGGCCCGGGCGTGGTGCTGGGCACGCTGGAGCGCCCGCGCATGCAGGCCTGGCGCCAGCAGTTGCCCGCGCGGGAGCACCGCATCCTGTGAGCGCGCGGCGCACAGCCCTGCCGTCATGGCACCGCTGGTCGCTGTGGGCCGCGCTGGTGCTGCTGCTGGCCTGCATGCTGGCCACGCTGGTATGGCTGGCCGGGCGCCACGAGGCCGGGCAGATCCAGGAGCGCCTGGCAAGGGACGCGGCCACCGCCATCGCTGACATCCGTTTCGCCCTGGCGCGAAACCAGCAAAGCCTGGCGGTGCTGGGCACCGGCGCGGCGCCGAACGCAGCCTGGCAGGAGCAGGCCGCAGCGCTGCTGCAGGCCCAGCGCGAGCTGGTGCGCATCGAGTGGCGCGGCGCGGATCTGCACTCGCTGGCCCAGGCCCAGTCGCCCTACCACCCCATCGACTGGAGCGCCGCCACCCGCGAAGACCCGCACGGCAGCGCCGCCATGGCCTGCGCCAACGCCCGCCGCCTGGCCACGCCGGCATACGCGGGCAGCTATTTCCAGCCCTACAGCGACGGCCTGGGGGCCGAGCTGCTGGAGCTGTGCCTGCCCCTGGCGGCGGCGAACGGCCGCATGGAAGGCTTCATCGTCGCCACCTATGCCCTTCAGGACCTCCTTTCGGCCACCACCAGCCACAACCTCGCGGGCAACCAGGAGGTCTCCTTCACCGACCCCGACGGCACCCGCCTGGCGCTGATCGGCGCGACGCAGCGCAGCGCGCGCCTGTTCACCACGCAGCAACTGCTGAACCTCAACGGCACGGCGCTGGTGCTGCGCATGGACGGCTGGCACAGCGAACCCCACCTGTTTCCCTCCCTGGTCACGGCCCTGGTGGCCGCGATGGCCGTGGCCCTGGCCGGCGTGGTGGCCATGCTGGTGCGCGACAACCGGCGGCGCCTGCATGCGGAACGCGAGCTGGGCGAGGCGCTGGCGTTTCGCCAGGCCATGGAGGAATCGCTGGTCGCGGGGCTGCGCGCACGCGATCTGGGCGGCCGGGTGACTTACGTGAACCAGGCCTTTTGCGCCATGGTCGGCTTTTCCGCCCAGGAGTTGCTGGGGCGCGGCATGCCCGCGCCCTACTGGCCCCCCGAGCTGGCCGCGATGTACCAGCAGAGCCTGCACAGGCGCTCGCCGCAAACGGCGCACGAGGGCCTGGAGGCGCAATACCAGCGCAAGGACGGCACGCGCCTGGACGTGCTCATTTTCGAGACCCCGCTGCTCGACGCGCAAGGCCAGCACCAGGGCTGGATGAGCGCGGTGCTGGACGTGAGCGAGCAGCGGCGCGTCGAGGCGCAGTCGCGCGCCGCGCAGGAGCGGCTGGAGGCGACGGCCCACCTCGCCACGGTGGGGGAAATGGCCTCGCTCCTGAGCCATGAGATCAACCAGCCCCTGGCCGCGATATCGAGCTACGCCACCGGCGCGCTCAACCTGCTGGCCCCTGGCGGCGCCAGCGACGGCGGCGACGCTGGTACGCGCAGTGCACCGCTGCAGGACCTGCGCAGCGCCGTGCAGCACATCGCGGACCAGGCCGCACGCGCGGGCCGCGTGGTGCAGGGCGTGCACAACCTGGTGCGCCGGCGCGGCCAGGCGCGCGAGCCCGTGGCCGCCGAGGCGCTGCTGGGCGCCGTGCTGCCGCTGATCCACCTGCAGGCGCGCGCCAACGGCGTGCGCCTGGTCAGCAGCGTGGAGCCGGGGCTGCCCCCGGCGCTGTGCGAGCGCACCATGGTCGAGCAGGTGCTGCTCAACCTGGCGCGCAACGCCATCCAGGCCATGGAAGATACGCCCCCCGACACGCGGGTGCTGGAGCTGCAGGTGCGCGCCGCGCTGCCCGGCGCGCAGAGCGCATGGCTGGAATTCGTGGTCGTCGATGGCGGCAAGGGCATCGCCCCCGAGGTGGCGGCCCAGCTGTTCACGCCGTTCTTCACCACGCGCGCGCAAGGCACCGGCCTGGGCCTGAACCTGTGCCGCACGGTGGTCGAGCAGCATGGCGGCGTGATACGGTTCGCGGCGAACGCGCCGCGCGGCATGGTCTTTCTCTTCACGCTGCCCGCCGGGCAGTCCCGCAACCTACCCGAATGAGCCCGCCATGGAGCCCCTGAACACCGCCTGCGTCTTCATCGTGGACGATGACGCCGCCGTCCGCGAGGCGCTGGCCTGGCTGCTGCGCTCGCGCCGCCTGCACAGCGAGTCCTTCGACAGCGCCGAAGCCTTCGCGGCGGCGCTGCAGGCGCGCGCGCCGCTGCGCCACAGCGCCTGCCTGCTGCTGGACATCCGCATGGGCGCCCTGAGCGGGCTGGCGCTGTTCGAGCAGTTGCTCGCCCAGGGCGCGCTGGCCACGCTGCCGGTCATCTTCCTGACCGGCCATGCCGACGTGCGCACGGCCGTGGACGCGGTGCAGCGCGGCGCCTTCGGTTTCTACGAGAAACCCTTTTCCGACAACGCCCTGGTGGACCGCATCGAGCAGGCCCTGCGCGCCTCCGGTGCCCAGCTCGCGGCCCAGCGCGCGCAGGCCGCGCTGGCCGCGCGCCTGACCGAGCTGACCGAGCGCGAGCGCGACGTGATGCAGCTGGTGGCGCAGGGGCTGCCCAACAAGCTCATCGCCGACCAGTTGGGCATCAGCGTGCGCACGGTGGAAGTGCACCGTGCGCGCGTTTTCGACAAGATGCAGGTCAAGTCGGCCGTGGAACTGGCCAACGTCCTGCGCCAAGATGGCGGCGATCAGCCGCGCGGACGCTCGCCCACGTAGATCTCGACGCGGCGGTTGCGCGCGCGGCCGTCCAGGGTGTCGTTGCTGGCGACCGGCTGGTGCGAACCACGGCCTTCGACCTGGATGCGCGCGCCGCTGACGCCGCGCAGGGTGAGGAAGTTGCGCGCGCTCTCGGCGCGCGCCAGCGACAGCGGGTTGTTGATGGCGTCGCTGCCCGTGCTGTCGGTGTGGCCGACGATGCGCACCTCGGCGTTGGGGTTGTTGCGCAGGCCGTCGGCGAAGCGCTCGAGGATGGGGGCGAAGTTGGCCTTGATGTCGGAGCGGCCGGTGTCGAACGAGATGTCGCTCGGAATATCGAGCTTGAGCTGGTTGTCGGCCGTCTGCACCACGCCCACGCCAGTGCCCTGTGTGGCCTGCTCCATGTCGCGCCGCTGCTGCTCCATGTGCTGCGACCAGATGTAGGTGCCCAGGGCGCCCACGCCCGCGCCGAGCACCGCGCCCGTGCCCACGCTGCCCCCCGTGGCCGCGCCCACCACGGCACCCGCCACGGCGCCCACGCCCGCGCCGGTGGCCGTGCGGCGCTGGGTATCGGACATGTTGGCACAGCCGCTGAGCAGCACGACGGCCGCGGCGACACCCAGAAGGGAACGATGAGAAGTACGCATGAGGCTTCCTTTGCAAAAGTGAAGAGGAACGCCCCATTATCGGCAGCGCCCGCGCACTCTGCACGCAGGGCGCAGCATTGTTTGCAATGGCGCAGGGGCGTGGCCGCCGCTTCACGGTCCGTCCGGTCCGTCCTTCGGCCCGTCCTCCGGCGCGCGCGGCGGCTCGCCCCGGCGCCGTCCCGCGAACATGGTCCACCACACGATGCCCAGCAGCAGCGCCAGCGCCAGCAAGGCTTCAAGCACAATCCAGCCCATGATTTCCCGACCCCTGCGCGTTGTCCTGACGACGCTGATTGTAGGAACGCTGGCGGCCTGCTCCACCCCGCCGCCGCCCGCGCCCCAGCAGCCCCCGGCCGGCATGCCCGCGCCCGTGGCGCCCGTGCCCGGCGACACCGGGCCGCTGCCGCCGCCGCTGGCCCAGGGCAAGAGCCGCTGGGTGCCGGTGCACTGGTCGGAACTGCCCGGCTTCGACAGCGACGCGCTGCACGAGGCCTGGAATGCCTGGATCAAGGGCTGCGAGCGCCCCGCGCCCGCGTTCGCACCGCTGTGCGCCGAGGTGCGGCGCCTGTCCATCGCCAGCGCCGAGGAGCAGCGCGCCTGGATGGTGGCGCGGCTGCAGCCCTACCGCATCGAGTCCTTCGACGGCCGCGCCGACGGGCTACTCACCGGCTACTACGAGCCGCTGATGGACGCCGCGCGCCTGCCCGGCAACGGCTTCAACGTGCCGCTGTACCGGCTGCCGGCCAGCTTCGAGCGCAAGCCCTGGTACACGCGCCAGCAGATCGAGACGCAGCCCGAGGCCCAGGCCGCGCTCGCCGGGCGCGCCATCGCCTGGCTGCGCGACCCGGTGGACGCGCTGGTGCTGCACATCCAGGGCTCGGGCCGGCTGCGCGTGACCGAGCCCGACGGCAGCCAGCGCCTGGTGCGCCTGGCTTTCGCCGGCACCAACGACCACCCCTACCAGAGCGTGGGCCGCTGGCTGCTCGACCAGGGCGCCACGCGCGATGCCACCTGGCCCGGCATCAAGGCCTGGCTCGCCGCCAACCCGCAGCGCGTGAACGAGCTGCTGTGGAGCAACCCGCGCTACGTGTTCTTCCGCGAGGAACCGCTCGACGGCCTGGACGCCGCCTTCGGCCCCAAGGGAGCGCAGGGCGTGGCGCTGACCCCCGGGCGCTCCATCGCCGTGGACCGGCAGAGCATTCCCTACGGCACGCCGGTGTGGCTGGCCTCCAGCGGCCCGCAGGTGCAGCTGGCGCGCCTGGTGATGGCGCAGGACACGGGCAGCGCCATCGTGGGCGCGGTGCGGGCGGACTTCTTCACCGGCTGGGGCCCCGAGGCCGGCGACGTGGCCGGGCGGCTCAAGCAGGGGCTGCGCCTGTGGGCGCTGTGGCCTAAATAATGGCCAAATCGGCCTCCAGCGCTTATGCAGCAAGCGCCAAAAGCTACTGAATCAGGAGCATTCATGCGCGTGACCGGGCCCCAGCTGCGCACCGTGCTGCTCGCCCAGGCCATCGAGCACACGGACAGCGGGCGCACCCTGGTCAGCCAGCCCGCGCTGGAGGAGGCCACGCGCAGCGCCGTGGCCGCCGCCCGTGCGCGCGGCGTGCAGCGCGTGGGCGTGGGCGATGTGGTGCTGCAGCGCGCCGCCGCCATCGCCGAACACGCCAGCGCCCGCGACGCCACCGTGGCCGCGCTGCGCCAGCCCGGCGCGCGCTGGCGCTGGCTGGCGCGCGGCCTGCCGCTGGCGGCGCTGCTGCTGGGGCTGGCCATCGACCGCATCGCCAACGCGCACCGGGTGGATCTGCTCTCGCCGCCGCTGCTCCTCGTGCTGGCGTGGAACATGGCCGTGTACCTGCTGGTCGCGTGGCAGGCATGGCGCCCGCCCCGGCCCCAGCCCTGTGCGTGGCTGCAGGGGCTTGGCCACATCGGCCGCCCCGGCGGCCCGCGCGGGCTGGCGGCGCGCATCGCGGCGGACTTCCACGCCCGCTGGCTCGCGCACGCGGCCGGCGCGCTGCGGCAGCGCACCGCCTGCGTGCTGCACCTGTGCGCCGCCGCCTGGGGCGCGGGCATCGCGCTGTCGCTGCTGTTGCGCGGGCTGGTGGTGCGCTACCAGTTCGGGTGGGAGAGCACGTTTCTCGACGCCACGCAGGTGCACGCCATCGCCGCCGTGCTGTTCTGGCCGCTCACCGCGCTGTTCGGCTTGGCGCCGTTCACGCTGCCGGAGATCGCGGCCGCGCAGAACTTCGCGGGCGAGGGCACGGCGGGCAGCCGCTGGGTGTGGATGTACGTGGGCTTGCTGCTGCTCGCCGTGGTGCTGCCGCGCCTGGCCCTGGCGGCCTGGGCGCACTGGCGCGGGGCACACTGGCAGGGCCGCATCGACCTGGAGAGCGCCGCCTTCGACGCCCTGCGCGCCAGCCTGCCGGGCGATTGGGTGATCGGCCTGCAGGGCCCGCAGGCCCAGGTCCTGCAGGACGTGCAGAGCGCGCACGGCGACCGCCTGCGGTTCACCTGCGCCAGCGAGCCGGTGGACGCCGTGCTGGCCTGGGGCGGCGGCGCGCCCCCGCCCGCATGGCAGGCCGCGCCCCGGCTTGCGCTGCGCTGGGAGGATTTTGGCGCCAGCTGGGTGCTGGAGCCCGCCCTGTTCGACCGGCTGGACGCCGCCCTGCCCGCGCACCGCCCCGCCCTGGCGCGCCTGCGCGCGGCCTGGGTGGAGCGCAATGCGCGGCGCTTCGACCAGTCCGTGCAGGCGCTTGCGCAGCACCTGCGCGCCTGCGCCAGCCTGCCCCCCGGCGACGCGGCCGCCCCGTATGCGCAGCAGGTGCAGGCGCTCGACGCCGCGCTGCGCGCCCTGCACGGCCTGGCGCCCGCAGCGCCGGTGGCGGGGCACGCGCCACTGCCCGCGCCCCGCCACGCCGACGGCACGGCCCTGGCCCTGGGCACGTCGGCGGGCGCCGCCGCCGGCGCGGCCGCGGGGGCCAAGGCGGGCGCGCTGATCGACCTGGGCACGGGCGGCCTGACGCTGGGCGCGGGCACGGCCCTGGGCGCGCTGCTGGGCGGCACCACGGCATGGGCCGTGCGCGCGTTCCAGAAGAAGGACGAGGGGCGGCAGGCGCTGCTGCGCCACGCGGCCGAGGCGGCCTGCGCGCACTACCTGGCCATCGCCCACCAGGCCCGCGTGCCCGCGCACGAGGCCCCCGGGCTGGCCCGCCGCTGGCAGGCCGAGGTCACCGGCACAGTGGCCGCGCACGAGGCCGGTCTGGCGGCGGCGCTGCAGGCGCCCGCCGCCGATACGGCCCTGCCGGCGCTGCTGCGCGCCATGCTGCTGGGGATCCTGCAGCGCAGCTTTGCCGGCGCCGCGGAATTTGAGTGAAATCGGCCCCCAGCGCTTATGCAGCAAGCGCTGGAAGCTATTCAATCCATAGCAATCAGGATTTGGCAGACGCCAGGTGCTTGAGCGGCAGCGCGCCGCCGGCCTTGACCTCGCCCAGGGAAAAGCTGGTGTGCATGTCCTGCACATGGGGCAGGTTGAGCAGCACGTTGCGGGCGAACTGCGAAAAGCTGTCCA belongs to Acidovorax sp. YS12 and includes:
- a CDS encoding TIGR02099 family protein gives rise to the protein MTESITHPPRLLRWVAGFARWALGLLLGMWLLLAVAWGLLHGLIVPRVGEFRPQLEAYAARALGVPVRIGALHARTEVLVPSFELEDVALLDADGRAALQLPRVVVALSPRSLLRMGFEQLYIERPALDVRRAADGRLFIAGLPFTPGGASDGGAADWLFSQGEVVVRGGTVRWSDALHTAPPLALEAVDIVLRNRGWRHSLRLDATPPPDWGERFTLMGQLREPLLSAHAGAWERWSGQLYALFPRVDVAQLRQHADLGDITLARGHGAVRAWIDVQRGQATGGTVDMRLADVHATLGAQLAPLALRGVAGRVSASHWNEGFELATQSLQFATEDGLVWPGGNLTLRQTQADGSHPAQGELRADRLDLAALAQIASALPLGDEAHGALRRYAPRGLVQDIDARWRGPWPHLQQYQIKGRATDLALAAPPADAAPGYQPQDFGLRGASVSFDLNQGGGKAQLAIAQGALALPGVFEEAVVPLQRLSATVRWSLQGEQIAVQASDLRFANADAQGQAQINWRTSDPARSPGKSRFPGILDLQGQLQRADGTRVHRYLPLSIDAEVRHYVRDAVQAGTSSQVRFKVRGDLHDLPFERPEQGEFHIAAKIQNATYAYVPPRLQGAGEPPWPALTQLSGELVFDRYSMAVRKASASFQGTPQLRMGQIEAQIPNLMHTEVAVQAQGRGPLADMLSVVAHSPIAALTTHALDQAKGSGQAEVQLKLALPVSQIHASRVQGNVAFSGSNEVQITPDAPVLSRVRGAVQFSDTGFALAGVRAQALGGEVRLEGGMRGADAPVQVRAQGLATAEGLRQAHELGLLARLAQHANGSTPYQFALAVRRGVPELQVTTALQGMALALPAPLNKAAEASQPLRFDRQLTREAAAPGGKAPLQDLLTLDLGALGKAQYLRDLGGAQPQVLGGSIGVGTGDAPGLPAAGVAANARLGHLDVDAWQNLAEELAGNTRGLQGTQAPAMQDYLPTRLALRADQVTLDGRTLHDLVVGATQDGGAWQASLDARELSGHVQYHPGSARDPAGRLHARLARLALPQSSATAVDTLLDEQPGTLPALDIVVQDFELGGRRLGQLEIEAQNRGGGDHAPREWRLAKFNLRTPEAQFTGSGNWALLAGEGARHAPERRTVMNMRLDINDAGELLGRLGMPGVVRKGKGRLEGQVAWVGSPINPDYRSMTGQLHVDMESGQFLKADPGLAKLLGVLSLQSLPRRLTLDFRDVFSEGFAFDFVRGDVRIERGVALTNNLQMKGVNAAVLMEGQADIQHETQNLHVVVVPEINAMTASLVATAINPVIGLGSFLAQVFLRGPLISAATQEFRIEGSWDDPRVVRLQRRKDAPGSPGKGENE
- a CDS encoding carbon-nitrogen hydrolase family protein encodes the protein MKIAAVQMVSGASLAANLAQTRGLLAQARDAGAELAVLPEYFAAMGHGDQDKLAQAEPLGSGPVQDFLADAARTLGLWIVGGTLPLRTGDATRVTNSSLAFAPTGERVARYDKIHLFQFENGRERYEEARVVAAGRQPVTLDIGARDGSLWRVGLSVCYDLRFPELYRALSQAGADLLLVPSAFTYTTGQAHWELLLRARAIENLAYVLAPAQGGQHENGRRTWGHSMCIDPWGQVQAQQAQGPGVVLGTLERPRMQAWRQQLPAREHRIL
- a CDS encoding PAS domain S-box protein, with translation MLATLVWLAGRHEAGQIQERLARDAATAIADIRFALARNQQSLAVLGTGAAPNAAWQEQAAALLQAQRELVRIEWRGADLHSLAQAQSPYHPIDWSAATREDPHGSAAMACANARRLATPAYAGSYFQPYSDGLGAELLELCLPLAAANGRMEGFIVATYALQDLLSATTSHNLAGNQEVSFTDPDGTRLALIGATQRSARLFTTQQLLNLNGTALVLRMDGWHSEPHLFPSLVTALVAAMAVALAGVVAMLVRDNRRRLHAERELGEALAFRQAMEESLVAGLRARDLGGRVTYVNQAFCAMVGFSAQELLGRGMPAPYWPPELAAMYQQSLHRRSPQTAHEGLEAQYQRKDGTRLDVLIFETPLLDAQGQHQGWMSAVLDVSEQRRVEAQSRAAQERLEATAHLATVGEMASLLSHEINQPLAAISSYATGALNLLAPGGASDGGDAGTRSAPLQDLRSAVQHIADQAARAGRVVQGVHNLVRRRGQAREPVAAEALLGAVLPLIHLQARANGVRLVSSVEPGLPPALCERTMVEQVLLNLARNAIQAMEDTPPDTRVLELQVRAALPGAQSAWLEFVVVDGGKGIAPEVAAQLFTPFFTTRAQGTGLGLNLCRTVVEQHGGVIRFAANAPRGMVFLFTLPAGQSRNLPE
- a CDS encoding response regulator transcription factor, producing MEPLNTACVFIVDDDAAVREALAWLLRSRRLHSESFDSAEAFAAALQARAPLRHSACLLLDIRMGALSGLALFEQLLAQGALATLPVIFLTGHADVRTAVDAVQRGAFGFYEKPFSDNALVDRIEQALRASGAQLAAQRAQAALAARLTELTERERDVMQLVAQGLPNKLIADQLGISVRTVEVHRARVFDKMQVKSAVELANVLRQDGGDQPRGRSPT
- a CDS encoding OmpA family protein, with the protein product MRTSHRSLLGVAAAVVLLSGCANMSDTQRRTATGAGVGAVAGAVVGAATGGSVGTGAVLGAGVGALGTYIWSQHMEQQRRDMEQATQGTGVGVVQTADNQLKLDIPSDISFDTGRSDIKANFAPILERFADGLRNNPNAEVRIVGHTDSTGSDAINNPLSLARAESARNFLTLRGVSGARIQVEGRGSHQPVASNDTLDGRARNRRVEIYVGERPRG
- a CDS encoding MltA domain-containing protein gives rise to the protein MVHHTMPSSSASASKASSTIQPMISRPLRVVLTTLIVGTLAACSTPPPPAPQQPPAGMPAPVAPVPGDTGPLPPPLAQGKSRWVPVHWSELPGFDSDALHEAWNAWIKGCERPAPAFAPLCAEVRRLSIASAEEQRAWMVARLQPYRIESFDGRADGLLTGYYEPLMDAARLPGNGFNVPLYRLPASFERKPWYTRQQIETQPEAQAALAGRAIAWLRDPVDALVLHIQGSGRLRVTEPDGSQRLVRLAFAGTNDHPYQSVGRWLLDQGATRDATWPGIKAWLAANPQRVNELLWSNPRYVFFREEPLDGLDAAFGPKGAQGVALTPGRSIAVDRQSIPYGTPVWLASSGPQVQLARLVMAQDTGSAIVGAVRADFFTGWGPEAGDVAGRLKQGLRLWALWPK
- a CDS encoding DUF2868 domain-containing protein, which translates into the protein MRVTGPQLRTVLLAQAIEHTDSGRTLVSQPALEEATRSAVAAARARGVQRVGVGDVVLQRAAAIAEHASARDATVAALRQPGARWRWLARGLPLAALLLGLAIDRIANAHRVDLLSPPLLLVLAWNMAVYLLVAWQAWRPPRPQPCAWLQGLGHIGRPGGPRGLAARIAADFHARWLAHAAGALRQRTACVLHLCAAAWGAGIALSLLLRGLVVRYQFGWESTFLDATQVHAIAAVLFWPLTALFGLAPFTLPEIAAAQNFAGEGTAGSRWVWMYVGLLLLAVVLPRLALAAWAHWRGAHWQGRIDLESAAFDALRASLPGDWVIGLQGPQAQVLQDVQSAHGDRLRFTCASEPVDAVLAWGGGAPPPAWQAAPRLALRWEDFGASWVLEPALFDRLDAALPAHRPALARLRAAWVERNARRFDQSVQALAQHLRACASLPPGDAAAPYAQQVQALDAALRALHGLAPAAPVAGHAPLPAPRHADGTALALGTSAGAAAGAAAGAKAGALIDLGTGGLTLGAGTALGALLGGTTAWAVRAFQKKDEGRQALLRHAAEAACAHYLAIAHQARVPAHEAPGLARRWQAEVTGTVAAHEAGLAAALQAPAADTALPALLRAMLLGILQRSFAGAAEFE